The Silvibacterium dinghuense DNA window GAAAAAAGGCGCAGAACCTCCCGTTCATTATAGGTTCATCGCCTCTTCAGTGCCGGAGTTCCCACCTGTAGCTACCAGGCAGGGTTCTTCGTGAAGACACAAAACACCCGCTCGCCTCAGCAGGCAAAGAGGACTGTCCAGCCCGAACCTGCACAATCAGGTGCTTACAGGCACAGAAAATCTTCTCTGCCTGCCTCTGCAGACAGGACAGCGGATCTGCGGTCTTTCGATCCAGCAGATCTAGACAGCGTAGGCGTGGGAGTGACCGTTTCGTCGGGCAGTCAGGGCGTCTTTGGCTCGCAGTTTGAGCTTCTTCAGGCGAGTTTCCTCAAGTTGCTCTTCTTCGGAAAGGTAGGACTTCTGGGTGAGTGCTTCAAGCTGCTCGGAGTAGTGACGATGTTCCTGCTCGAGTTTCAGGATCTCCTCACTCTCCGGCAAGCGATTCGCTTCCAGCTCCATGGAAGATACCTCCTTCTCTTTCAGACGTACAACCTAGCACTGAGGAGGTCTGTCGGCAACGGTTAATCCGGAGTTTTTTCGCTCTTGTCCGAGACATGAGCAAGATTTCTGCCCATCAGTAATGCATCCTCTTCCGGATCGCGATAGTACGCCCGCCGCACGCCCTCATCCGCCAGCCCAGCCCGCCGGTATAGCCCGATGGCTGCCGCATTCCCCGCCCGCACTTCGAGCTCCAGCCGCACTGCGCCACGCGCCCGCGCCGCCTCCAGCACCGCCTCGAAGAGCGCCGCCCCCAGCCCCTGCCGCCGATGCTTTTCTGCCACAGCAATCGCTTCCAGCTCCACCGTATCCAGGGTTACGGACGCCACGGCAAACCCGGCCAGTGCATGCGCGACAAAAGCTCCCAGGACAATCGTTTCCGAGCGCTCCAGCACCCTGTGCCACACCGGCACACTCCAGTGCGGAGCCTCCGGCGCCTCCGCGGCAAGCGCCATCGCCGCCCTCAAGTCTTCTATCCGTAAGGCACGCAGCGTCATTGTTATCCGTTCGCTCATGCGCAGGCAATCAGGCTCCGGCCGGAGGATGCTCCAACCCTGCCCGCACCGGCTTTCCGAACAGCTCGGCATCCGACCGCCGCACGTAGTTCGCGTCGAGCGAGGCCACGTCCTCATAATCGTCCGCCTGCAAGCGGGCGAGCGATGCCTCGATCGCATCCCATGCCGTCGGAGCCGTTACCCGCACCGCTCCCGGCAGCTCAGCCAGCGCATCCTCGCAGACCGCAACCTGCCCGGCAGCCGGGGCATCGCTCACCGCCAGCAGGCGTTCAGCCTCCTCCTGCCTGCCAGGGCCAGAAAAATCACCCCAATACATCTCCCGCCGTCCCGCATCGAGCGCGGCTGCCGCCGTCCCACCTTTTCGCGCCAGCAATGCCAGCCGCGATAACGCCACCACCGGCACATCCAACGCCTCAGCCAGCCCCTTCGCCGTACTCAGCCCAATGCGCTCCCCGGTAAAGCTCCCTGGCCCGCGCACCACCACAATCGCCTGCACATCCCCCACAACGGCGCCCTGCTCAGCCAGCAACTCCCGCACCACCGGGATCAGATCAGAGGCAAACGTCTTCCCCGCCAGTTCACGCATTTGCAGCAGCCGCGCTTCGCCCCCCTCCCAGGCAGCCAACGCTACCGACCCCACGCCACCGCAGCTGTCAATCCCCAACAGCATGAACCGTCTCCTCCTTCCACTTCCCATTCTGTTTTGAATCCTGGCAGATTTCGAGCAGCACACCGCCCGCGCTCTCCGGATGCACGAAGAAATACAGGTGACCGCCCGCGCCACGCTGCACACGGTCCGAGACCAGCCTTGCGCCGCGTGTTTTGAGCGCGGCCAGCGCTGCCTCAATGTCCTCTACCTGCAGCGCCACATGATGCAAACCTTCACCGCGCTTTTTCAGGAATCGTCCAACTGGCGAATCTTCTTCGGTCGGCTCCAGCAGCTCGATCCGCCCCGTCGCGGTCGGAATCATCGCCACCCGCACCCGCTCCTGCGCCACCGTCTCCTCGTGCTCCACACGCAGCCCGAGCGACTCATAGAGCCCACAGGCAGCTTCGAGACTGATTACCGCAATGCCCAGGTGATCGATGCGTGTTTCCAGGCTCTGCAATCCACTCATCACTCCTCCATTCTCGCAGGTTGGCGCAAAGCGGATCATCACCCGACGTCAGGGCCAAGCGCCCGCCGCACCAGCTCCTCCGTCAATCGATACGGATCTTCCGCGCCTGCCGCAATCCTCTCCGCATGGCGGGCCAGTGCCGCGTCATCGAGCCCCTGCGACGCCAGCCGCGCACGCAACGCTGCGAGCAGCATCCCTTCAAATCGCAAACGCCAGAAGGCGGCGCGACGTTCCGCAATCCGCCCACGTTGCATGGTCTGATTCCGCAGACTCTCGATCGCAGCTCGCAGTTCCGTTACACCAGTGCCCTCCGTCGCTACCGTCCGCAATATCGGGACAGCAATGTGCCTGCTGCCTGGCAACGATTGCACGCTGCGAATCTCCCCTTCGAGCCGGTCTGCGCCCTCGTGGTCCGCTTTGTTAATCACGAATAGGTCGGCAATCTCCATAAGCCCGGCCTTCAGGCTCTGCACGTCATCGCCCATCCCCGGCACCAGCACCACCACGGTCACATCCGCCAGCCGCGCAACATCGACCTCGTCCTGCCCCACACCGACAGTCTCGATCAGTACCACCTCCCGGCCACCGGCCTCCATCAGCAGTGCCGCATCCGCAGCAGCGCGTGCCAGTCCCCCAAGCGCGCCACGCGTCGCCATGCTGCGAAAGAAGATGCCACCGGCCAGCGCTGTTTCAGAAGTCGAACCCGCTCCTGACATGCGTATCCGGTCGCCCAGCACCGCACCGCCCGTGAAAGGACTGGTGGGATCGACCGCCAGCACCCCCACCCGCGCACCGGCCTCACGCCACGCCCGCGCCAGCCCATCGACCAGCGTGCTCTTTCCCGCGCCTGGAGCACCCGTAATCCCCACACGAAGACTCTGACGGCCAGAAGCAGAACTGGAGGCAAAACAGGCGGAGAGCAGCATCCGCGCTCCCGCCGCATCATTCTCGACCAGCGAAATCGCGCGCGCCAGCGCGCGCGTATCCCCTTCCAGAACCCGCTCCGCCAGCCTCCGAGCTGCCTGTTCCTCGTCGTCTCTCATCCGCCGACGATCATACCGCTGCGGGGCCGCCTCACTCGACGCGCAGTGCCTCCATCGGGTCCAGAGACGCCGCCCGGCGCGCCGGAACCAGAGCCGCGAGGACTGCCACCAGCACGGTCAGGCACAGCGCCACGCTGAGGCTGAAAGGATCGAGCGGGTCCAGCTGATAAAGCTGCGAGCGCAACAGATGCGCAATCATCACGCACAGTGGAGCTCCCAATAGAAGCCCTCCACCCGCCATGCGCAAACTCTCACCCAGCACCATCACCACGATGCGGCCTCGCTCCGCGCCGAGCGCCATGCGCACGCCGATCTCCGCACGCCGCCGCTGCACGCGATAGGCCAGCGTGCCATAGAGCCCCGTCGCCACTAACACCGCCGCCAGCAGGCCAAAACCCACAGCCAGTCGTGAAAAGAGCCGCGGCACAAGATACGACTCGGCAAACTGCGTCTCCTCCGTCATCGGCTTCTGCAGCGGTATCGAAGGATCGATCTCCCGCACTGCCCGGCTGACATCCGGCAGCAACGCCATGGGGTTGCCACCGGCGCGCACCGCCACCGTCACCTGCCCCATCATCCCGCGCTGCGCCAGGGAGTAGTACACGGTGGGCCGCGTATTCTCTGTGACGTTCTTGTACTTACTGTCCTTCACTACGCCAACGATGAGGTAGCCCGGATCCTGATCGATCCGATGCCCGAGTGCGCCATTTTTCAGATAGCGCTGTGCAAACTCTTCGTTGACCACGGCCACCAGCGGCGCGCCGTCACGGTCGCCTTCCTCGATGCTGCGTCCTTGCAAGAGACCGATGCCCATCGTGCTGAAATAGCCCGGGCCTACGTCGTTCGCGGAAATACCCGCCTTCGCGCCTGAAGCCTCATGCAGCAGCACCCCATCCAGATGGATACCACCGCTCATCAGCCACGACGATCCAGGACGAAAGCGCACCAGCGAGGCGGACTCTACACCCGGCACCCCCTCCAGCCGCTGCATGAGCCGCGTATAGAAACCCAGGGCCTGTGTATCCGTCGTCACCTGCTGCGGCGTCACATCGAAGACCAGCACCCGCTGCGCATCCATGCCCAGGTCCCGCTCTTCAAAGTGCAGCAGGCTGCGCACCGCCAGCGCCGATGCCGTCAGCAGCGTAAAGCACAGCGCAACCTGCACCGCCATCGCCGCGTTGCCGGCAAAGGTCTGCGCGCGGCTCACGCCGCTCATCTGCCGTCCGGCCTTCAACTCGTCGTCGAGGTCCAGCCGCAGCATGCCGCGCAGCGGCACCAGTCCAAAGACCAGCGCTGTTACGGTGGCCACAAGCAGCGTCACACCCAGCACGGCGCTATCCGGTGCGAGCCCGGTCTCAATGTGTGCCCATACCGCCAGAGCGTGCGTGACCATCATGGCCAGAGCCCACCCCAGCAGCGACCCGGCTCCTACCAGCAGCACGCTTTCGATCAGAAATTGTCGCAGTAACTGTTGCGAATTCGCGCCCAGCGCCAGCCGCACCGCAAACTCGCGCCTCCGGGCGTGATTGCGGGCTGTAATCAGCAGCGCCACATTCGTGCATGCGATCAGCAGCACCAGCGCGACCAGCGTCATCATAATCCGCAGCGCCGGCCCATACCGGCCCTCCGCGCCCAGTACGCCGCGCACTGCAGTAAAACCAAGCGTGGCTGGCCACTTCGCGCGATCCAGCTTACCTGCGCTCTCTTCCGATGCCTGCCAGAAGCTCGCTTGCAGCGCATGAACAGCCGCAACCGGCGTCATGCCCGCACGCAAACGCGCCACCATCGGCACCGCCCACCACTTCGGCGAACCATAGAGCGACTCCTTCGTGTCACCCCACGCCGCCAGTTCTGGCCTCGTCTGCAGAGGAATCCAGAAATCCACGCCGCCCAGATAGCTCACACCATGAAACGCAGGCGCGGTTACGCCTACGACAGTCAGCGGCACGCCTTTGACAAACAGCGTTCTACCGATCACGTCCGGTGCACCGCCAAAGGCTTCCTGCCAGAAGCGGTCGCTGATCACGGCGACCTGCGCGTGCGTGCGCTCCTCGTCGTCCGTCAATCCGCGGCCCGACTCCATCGGAGCGCCCAGGCCGGAAAAATAATTGCCGCTCACCTCTTCGCCCGCGCGCTCATCAGGCGTATCGCCCACGCGCACCGCCACCTTACCTCCACCCAGTGGCACATGCGCAATCAGTGCATCGAAGACGTCGGTCCGCTCGCGAAGACGCTCAAAGACCGGGAAAGCAAACGAGGTATTGCCAAAGCCGGTGCCCGAGGTATTCGGAGGCTGCGTCCCGCCGTGCTCCAGCGTGACGGTATACACGTGACCCGCATCGCGCACCGGCAGCATGCGCAGCAACAGCGCATCGAGCGTGCTGAAGATCGCCGTGTTCGCTCCGATGCCCAGACCCAGCGTGATAACCGCCGCAAGAGCAAAGAGAGGCGCGCGGCCCAGTTGACGCAATACGATCCGAAGATCCCGGAGAAACCCGCTCATCGCAGCTCCCATGCCACAAGAGTCACCGCCGATTCATCTCTCAGACGCGCCGCAATGCGAGAGCGCTCACCCGCGCGAAGGTGACACCTTCAATATCTCCCGCGCAATCACCATGCGCTGGATTTCGCTGGTCCCTTCGCCGATAGTGCAGAGCTTCACATCGCGATAAAACTTCTCGGCCGGGAAATCCTTGAGGAAGCCGTAACCGCCGTGCAACTGCACTGCCTCGTCGCAGATGCGCACCGCAACCTCGCTCGCGTACAGCTTCGCCATGCTCGACTCTCGGGTTACCTTCCTGCCCGCATCCTTCAGCACTCCGGCCCTCTGAGTCAGCAGCCGCGCCGCGTCAAGCTCCGTCGCCATATCCGCCAGCTTCCACTGGATGCCCTGAAACTCCGCGATCGCCTTGCCGAACTGCCGCCGCTCCTTCACATAGTGCAGCGAGGCATCGAGGGCACCGCGCGCGATCCCTAAGGACAGCGCCGCAATCGAGATTCTCCCACCGTCGAGAATACGCATCGCGTCGATGAAACCCTCACCCAGCTTGCCGACCAGGTTCTCCTCCGGCACCACGCAGTCCTCGAAGATCAGTTCCGAAGTGTCACTCGCCCGCAGACCGAGCTTGTTCTCCTTCTTCCCGGCACGAAAGCCCGGTGTACCCCGCTCGACCACGAAGGCCGAGAGCCCATGCGTGCCCTTCTCGCGATCCGTCACCGCGATCACCACCACCACGTCCGCATGGCCGCCGTTGGTGATGAAGGTCTTCGTGCCATTCAGCCGCCAGCCGCCGTCCACCTTCGTCGCCGTCGTCCGCGCAGCCGAGGCGTCGGAGCCCGAGCCCGGCTCGGTCAGCGCCCAGGAGCCCAGCCACTCGCCGCTGGCCAGCTTCGGAATGTACTTCCGCCTCTGCTCTTCATTCCCGGCAAGGAAAATATGGTTCGAACACAGCGAGGTATGAGCTGCGACGATGATCCCGATCGAACCGTCTACCGCCGACAGTTCCTCGATCGCCAGCACATACTCCACGTACCCGAGGCCGCTGCCTCCGTATTCCGCCGGAAAAATGATTCCGAGCAGCCCCATCTCGCCCAGTTGCCGCACTACATCCGTTGGGAACTCGCTTGCCTCGTCCCACCGGGCAACATTCGGCGCAATCTCCTTCGCAGCGAACTTGCGAATCGCCTCCCGCAGCTGCTCCTGCTCCTCCGTCAGCGTGAACGGATAGGTGTTCACCTCTGTCTGCGCTTCTGCTATCGACCCCATGCATCCTCCATTCGAGAAAACGGACGATCCTACCAGCTTCACGCCTCGGCTGGCGAGCGCACCCCGCATTCAGAAACAGCATCCGTTCCCAGGAAAGGCACACGCACAGCCATATCTCCTACAATGGAGCCAATCCCGGGGATGGTATCGTTTCCCTAAATCTCCACTGGCAGGAACTTCCGTGTATCGATCCGTACTCCGAACCACACTGCGACAGGGACTCTCGTCCCTCGCCCTGCTCGCCTTCGCCGCCACTGCCTGGTCCCAGGCCTCTGCCAACCTTGAAAAGCAGGGCTATTACGCCGATCCGGAGATCCACATCTTCGACGGCCAGTACTGGATCTACCCCACCACCTCCGATCCAAAACCGGATCCCAGCCACCACGAGAGCTTTAGCCCCGACCAGACCAGGCTGCGTGAAGGCCACGTCATCCACCCGGTCTATCTGCTGCATACCAGCTTCGACGCGCTCTCATCGCCAGACCTGGTGCACTGGACGAAGCATCCCTACGTGCTCGACGTGAAGGATGTAGCCTGGGCCGCCTATGCCATGTGGGCGCCCACCGCCATCCACATCAACGGCGGCTACTACCTCATCTTCGCCGCCAACGACATCCAGAAGAACGACACCTTCCAGGGCGGCATCGGGGTGGCCGTGGCCGATAACCCCGCCGGCCCGTTCGTCGATGCCCTCGGCCATCCGCTGATCGGCGAGTTTCACAACGGGGCCCAGCCCATCGATCCCTTCATCATGAAGGACGACGACGGGAGCATCTACCTCTATTACGGCGGCCAGGGACACTGTAACGTCGTCCAGCTCTCACCCGATCTCACCCACGTCATCGCCATGAAGGATGGCTCGATGTACAAGGAAATCACCCCGAAGGACTACACCGAGGGCCCCTTCGTCATCAAGCGCAAGGGCGTTTACTACTTCATGTGGTCGGAAGGCGATTGGGGTGACTCTTCCTATGGTGTGGCCTATGCGAAGAGCACCAGCCCCACCGGGCCCTTCGAGCGCGTCGGCAAGATTCTCTCCACCGATCCGAAGATCGCCTTCGGCCCCGGCCATCACTCGGTCCTGCACATCCCCGGCACCGATGACTGGTACATCGTCTACCATCGCCATCCACTCGGCACCACCGATATCGCCCAGCGCGTCCTCGCCATCGACGAGATGCACTTCGACGCCAACGGCAACATCGAGCCGATCAGGATGACTGCAGATGGCCCCGGTCCAAGGCCGGTCACAAAGAAGCAGAGCGAGTAGGGGAAGTGCGAGGGCACAGGGAACAGGGTATAGTTCGACGGTGGCCCACCCAGGCCTCTTTTGCCTGGGTGGGCCACTTCTCATGACTCCGGAAAACAACCGGGTGCCCCACATCTCGATTTTGAGACGTGGGAAAGCACAAACCCGAAAGAGCAAAGAGCTTTTCTATACCCCATCCCCGACACCCTGCTCCCTGCTTTTCTGTCCCTTCCCGAACACCTCTACCCGTAAGCGAACACCCGCCGCTCACCACGGCCTCGACGCTCCTGAAACTATCTCCTGATCTGGCAAAGCCTTAGACAAACCAAGGTGCATCTCTCACATGGAGCCTGAATTGCTCTGTAGGCAGCCGTCGTATCTCTCAGGAGGTCTCCATGCCGCACTTTGAACGCATCCGTGACGTCATCTCCGGCCCCTTCAGTCCCGAAATCATGCAGCAGCGCGCAGCCGCCGGCTGGCAGCTCGTCTCTCTCGAGTGGCGCCGCGAGCTCCCCGATCACGAGCGCCCCACCGAAGGCGCCTTCGCCGAGGACATCCCCTATGGACTGCGCATCTCCGACGACTGCCAGCGCCTCGAGGTTGACTCCACCGAAAACCAGGCCCTCACGCTCATGATGGAACTGCTGGTGCAGGATTTCCCCCTCTCAAGCGTCGCCAGCGACTTGAACGAAAAAGGCTTCCGCACCCGCAGCGGCAAACCATGGGGACCGGGCGCGGTCTTCAACATGATGCCGCGACTCATCGAGGTGGGCCCACGGCTTTTCCCAACCGAGGAGTGGGAGCAGCGCCGGGCGCGCTTCGCGCGCTTTATTTAGAAGACTGGCATTGAATCAGCAAGACGAAGAACCGCGTGGATTCCTC harbors:
- a CDS encoding DUF465 domain-containing protein; the encoded protein is MELEANRLPESEEILKLEQEHRHYSEQLEALTQKSYLSEEEQLEETRLKKLKLRAKDALTARRNGHSHAYAV
- the rimI gene encoding ribosomal protein S18-alanine N-acetyltransferase; protein product: MSERITMTLRALRIEDLRAAMALAAEAPEAPHWSVPVWHRVLERSETIVLGAFVAHALAGFAVASVTLDTVELEAIAVAEKHRRQGLGAALFEAVLEAARARGAVRLELEVRAGNAAAIGLYRRAGLADEGVRRAYYRDPEEDALLMGRNLAHVSDKSEKTPD
- the tsaB gene encoding tRNA (adenosine(37)-N6)-threonylcarbamoyltransferase complex dimerization subunit type 1 TsaB, producing MLLGIDSCGGVGSVALAAWEGGEARLLQMRELAGKTFASDLIPVVRELLAEQGAVVGDVQAIVVVRGPGSFTGERIGLSTAKGLAEALDVPVVALSRLALLARKGGTAAAALDAGRREMYWGDFSGPGRQEEAERLLAVSDAPAAGQVAVCEDALAELPGAVRVTAPTAWDAIEASLARLQADDYEDVASLDANYVRRSDAELFGKPVRAGLEHPPAGA
- the mce gene encoding methylmalonyl-CoA epimerase — encoded protein: MSGLQSLETRIDHLGIAVISLEAACGLYESLGLRVEHEETVAQERVRVAMIPTATGRIELLEPTEEDSPVGRFLKKRGEGLHHVALQVEDIEAALAALKTRGARLVSDRVQRGAGGHLYFFVHPESAGGVLLEICQDSKQNGKWKEETVHAVGD
- the meaB gene encoding methylmalonyl Co-A mutase-associated GTPase MeaB → MRDDEEQAARRLAERVLEGDTRALARAISLVENDAAGARMLLSACFASSSASGRQSLRVGITGAPGAGKSTLVDGLARAWREAGARVGVLAVDPTSPFTGGAVLGDRIRMSGAGSTSETALAGGIFFRSMATRGALGGLARAAADAALLMEAGGREVVLIETVGVGQDEVDVARLADVTVVVLVPGMGDDVQSLKAGLMEIADLFVINKADHEGADRLEGEIRSVQSLPGSRHIAVPILRTVATEGTGVTELRAAIESLRNQTMQRGRIAERRAAFWRLRFEGMLLAALRARLASQGLDDAALARHAERIAAGAEDPYRLTEELVRRALGPDVG
- a CDS encoding ABC transporter permease yields the protein MSGFLRDLRIVLRQLGRAPLFALAAVITLGLGIGANTAIFSTLDALLLRMLPVRDAGHVYTVTLEHGGTQPPNTSGTGFGNTSFAFPVFERLRERTDVFDALIAHVPLGGGKVAVRVGDTPDERAGEEVSGNYFSGLGAPMESGRGLTDDEERTHAQVAVISDRFWQEAFGGAPDVIGRTLFVKGVPLTVVGVTAPAFHGVSYLGGVDFWIPLQTRPELAAWGDTKESLYGSPKWWAVPMVARLRAGMTPVAAVHALQASFWQASEESAGKLDRAKWPATLGFTAVRGVLGAEGRYGPALRIMMTLVALVLLIACTNVALLITARNHARRREFAVRLALGANSQQLLRQFLIESVLLVGAGSLLGWALAMMVTHALAVWAHIETGLAPDSAVLGVTLLVATVTALVFGLVPLRGMLRLDLDDELKAGRQMSGVSRAQTFAGNAAMAVQVALCFTLLTASALAVRSLLHFEERDLGMDAQRVLVFDVTPQQVTTDTQALGFYTRLMQRLEGVPGVESASLVRFRPGSSWLMSGGIHLDGVLLHEASGAKAGISANDVGPGYFSTMGIGLLQGRSIEEGDRDGAPLVAVVNEEFAQRYLKNGALGHRIDQDPGYLIVGVVKDSKYKNVTENTRPTVYYSLAQRGMMGQVTVAVRAGGNPMALLPDVSRAVREIDPSIPLQKPMTEETQFAESYLVPRLFSRLAVGFGLLAAVLVATGLYGTLAYRVQRRRAEIGVRMALGAERGRIVVMVLGESLRMAGGGLLLGAPLCVMIAHLLRSQLYQLDPLDPFSLSVALCLTVLVAVLAALVPARRAASLDPMEALRVE
- a CDS encoding acyl-CoA dehydrogenase, giving the protein MGSIAEAQTEVNTYPFTLTEEQEQLREAIRKFAAKEIAPNVARWDEASEFPTDVVRQLGEMGLLGIIFPAEYGGSGLGYVEYVLAIEELSAVDGSIGIIVAAHTSLCSNHIFLAGNEEQRRKYIPKLASGEWLGSWALTEPGSGSDASAARTTATKVDGGWRLNGTKTFITNGGHADVVVVIAVTDREKGTHGLSAFVVERGTPGFRAGKKENKLGLRASDTSELIFEDCVVPEENLVGKLGEGFIDAMRILDGGRISIAALSLGIARGALDASLHYVKERRQFGKAIAEFQGIQWKLADMATELDAARLLTQRAGVLKDAGRKVTRESSMAKLYASEVAVRICDEAVQLHGGYGFLKDFPAEKFYRDVKLCTIGEGTSEIQRMVIAREILKVSPSRG
- a CDS encoding glycoside hydrolase family 43 protein; the encoded protein is MYRSVLRTTLRQGLSSLALLAFAATAWSQASANLEKQGYYADPEIHIFDGQYWIYPTTSDPKPDPSHHESFSPDQTRLREGHVIHPVYLLHTSFDALSSPDLVHWTKHPYVLDVKDVAWAAYAMWAPTAIHINGGYYLIFAANDIQKNDTFQGGIGVAVADNPAGPFVDALGHPLIGEFHNGAQPIDPFIMKDDDGSIYLYYGGQGHCNVVQLSPDLTHVIAMKDGSMYKEITPKDYTEGPFVIKRKGVYYFMWSEGDWGDSSYGVAYAKSTSPTGPFERVGKILSTDPKIAFGPGHHSVLHIPGTDDWYIVYHRHPLGTTDIAQRVLAIDEMHFDANGNIEPIRMTADGPGPRPVTKKQSE
- a CDS encoding recombinase family protein; amino-acid sequence: MPHFERIRDVISGPFSPEIMQQRAAAGWQLVSLEWRRELPDHERPTEGAFAEDIPYGLRISDDCQRLEVDSTENQALTLMMELLVQDFPLSSVASDLNEKGFRTRSGKPWGPGAVFNMMPRLIEVGPRLFPTEEWEQRRARFARFI